Proteins from a genomic interval of Polyodon spathula isolate WHYD16114869_AA chromosome 1, ASM1765450v1, whole genome shotgun sequence:
- the gnpda2 gene encoding glucosamine-6-phosphate isomerase 2 translates to MRLVILDEYNQASEWAAKYIRNRIVQFMPGPDKFFTLGLPTGSTPLSCYKKLIEYHRSGDISFKYVKTFNMDEYVALPRDHPESYHSYMWNNFFKHIDIDPANAHILDGNAPDLQKECEAFERKIEEAGGIELFVGGIGPDGHIAFNEPGSSLVSRTRVKTLAKDTILANARFFGNDLSKVPTMTLTVGVGTVMDAREVMILITGAHKAFALYKAIEEGVNHMWTVSAFQQHPRTIFVCDEDATLELRVKTVKYFKGLMHVHNKLVDPLHSMKDYKN, encoded by the exons ATGAGATTGGTAATTCTTGATGAGTATAATCAGGCCAGCGAATGGGCAGCAAAATATATACGCAATCGCATCGTCCAGTTTATGCCTGGTCCAGACAAGTTCTTTACATTAGGACTACCCACTG GAAGCACACCTTTGAGTTGTTACAAAAAGTTAATTGAATACCACCGAAGTGGGGACATCTCCTTTAAATATGTAAAGACCTTCAACATGGATGAATACGTAG CGTTACCAAGAGATCACCCTGAAAGCTACCACTCTTACATGTGGAACAATTTCTTCAAGCACATTGACATTGACCCTGCCAATGCCCATATTCTTGATGGCAATGCACCTGACTTGCAAAAAGAATGTGAAGCTTTTGAACGAAAAATCGAGGAAGCTGGGGGGATTGAACTTTTTGTTGGAG gtattgGTCCTGATGGACACATTGCTTTTAATGAACCAGGCTCCAGTCTGGTATCCAGGACAAGAGTTAAAACCTTAGCAAAGGATACCATTTTGGCTAATGCTAGATTCTTTGGTAATGACCTGTCAAAAGTTCCAACAATGACTTTAACAGTAGGAGTGGGAACAGTGATGGATGCTAGAGAG GTAATGATTCTCATCACAGGAGCCCACAAAGCCTTTGCTTTGTATAAGGCGATTGAGGAAGGAGTCAATCACATGTGGACAGTTTCAGCATTCCAGCAGCATCCACGCACCATCTTTGTCTGCGATGAAGATGCCACGTTAGAACTGAGGGTTAAGACAGTAAAGTACTTTAAAG gtttgatGCATGTACACAATAAACTTGTGGACCCACTACACAGTATGAAGGACTACAAAAACTGA